From the genome of Solidesulfovibrio carbinolicus, one region includes:
- a CDS encoding glycosyltransferase family 4 protein, translating to MTAKPVLVMVLKGYPRISETFISNEIELLERQGFSVRIVSMRQPRENFSHASVARIQAEVVYLPEAMLPALGRLLAANLRTAASRPAGYLKAAGLMLRHFFEAPKSATVKHLLQAGLLCDEALHPGEAPHLHAHFAHSPTSVAMYAGLMADAPVSFTGHAKDVWTQRPERLAEKIGRAAFVVTCTQANAAYLKKLSPNGTPIFPVYHGIDLTLFDGAAARPAAGPPWRFLTVARLTAKKGLDTVLDALSLLAREGLDFTYDLVGAGEEATALAEQAARLGLADRVRFHGAMPHEHVVDLYRVAHAFLIGCRVLPNGDRDGVPNVLVEAMAMGLPVAATNVSALPELAIHGETALTCDPNDPAALAANLRRLLADPALAGRLAAAARELVGREFDNVANIRRLAAVFAAHAGDPPGRFARDAAL from the coding sequence ATGACGGCAAAGCCGGTGCTGGTGATGGTGCTCAAGGGGTATCCGCGGATCTCCGAGACGTTTATTTCCAATGAGATCGAGCTGCTGGAGCGCCAGGGCTTTAGCGTGCGCATCGTGTCCATGCGACAGCCGCGCGAGAACTTCAGCCACGCCTCCGTGGCGCGCATCCAGGCCGAGGTGGTCTATCTGCCCGAGGCCATGCTGCCGGCCCTGGGGCGGCTTTTGGCCGCCAACCTCCGCACGGCCGCCTCCCGGCCGGCTGGCTATCTCAAAGCCGCCGGCCTCATGCTGCGCCACTTTTTCGAAGCTCCCAAGTCGGCCACGGTCAAGCATCTGCTCCAGGCCGGACTGCTCTGCGACGAGGCCCTGCACCCGGGCGAAGCGCCCCATCTCCACGCCCATTTCGCCCATTCGCCGACGTCCGTGGCCATGTACGCCGGGCTTATGGCCGACGCGCCCGTGAGCTTCACCGGCCACGCCAAGGACGTCTGGACCCAGCGCCCCGAGCGTCTGGCCGAAAAGATCGGCCGGGCCGCCTTTGTCGTCACCTGCACCCAGGCCAACGCGGCGTATCTTAAAAAACTCTCGCCTAACGGCACGCCCATTTTTCCGGTCTACCACGGCATCGATCTGACCCTTTTTGACGGCGCGGCCGCCCGGCCGGCCGCCGGCCCGCCCTGGCGGTTTCTGACCGTGGCCCGGCTCACCGCCAAAAAAGGTCTGGACACCGTGCTGGACGCCCTGAGCCTGTTGGCCCGGGAGGGCCTCGATTTCACCTACGACCTCGTGGGCGCGGGCGAGGAGGCCACGGCGTTGGCCGAACAAGCGGCGCGCCTGGGGCTGGCCGACCGGGTGCGCTTCCACGGCGCCATGCCCCACGAACACGTCGTCGATCTTTATCGGGTCGCCCATGCCTTTCTCATCGGCTGCCGGGTGCTGCCAAACGGCGACCGCGACGGCGTGCCCAACGTCCTGGTCGAGGCCATGGCCATGGGCCTGCCCGTGGCAGCCACCAACGTCTCGGCCTTGCCGGAGCTGGCGATACATGGCGAAACGGCGCTGACGTGCGATCCCAACGACCCGGCCGCCCTGGCCGCCAACCTGCGCCGGCTGCTGGCCGACCCGGCCCTGGCCGGCAGGCTGGCCGCCGCCGCCCGGGAGCTGGTCGGCCGGGAATTCGACAACGTCGCCAACATCCGCCGGCTGGCCGCCGTGTTCGCGGCCCATGCCGGCGATCCGCCGGGGCGTTTCGCCCGGGACGCCGCCTTGTGA
- a CDS encoding histidine phosphatase family protein — protein MSRCVFYLLRHAPTLWNLDKRIQGQWDSELAPVATAQCEALAPQLAGLTLARILCSDLGRAKSTAGILNRSLRLPVTLEKRLREQHYGDWTGKHWRDIPPEAIAAAEAAGWDFHPTGGESRADVRQRAEHALIDAAKANGGRNVLVVTHQGVIKAVLYHLLGRAYLPSEPPAFDPNRVQEVVCQGGQLTLGRLDLELPQP, from the coding sequence ATGTCGCGCTGCGTGTTTTATCTCCTGCGCCACGCCCCGACCCTGTGGAATCTGGACAAGCGCATCCAGGGCCAGTGGGACAGCGAACTGGCCCCGGTCGCCACGGCCCAGTGCGAGGCCCTGGCCCCACAGCTGGCCGGGCTGACCCTGGCCCGCATCCTGTGCAGCGACCTCGGCCGGGCCAAATCCACCGCCGGCATCTTAAATCGCAGCCTGCGCCTGCCCGTGACCCTGGAAAAACGCCTGCGCGAACAGCACTACGGCGACTGGACCGGCAAGCATTGGCGCGACATCCCGCCCGAAGCCATCGCCGCCGCCGAGGCCGCCGGGTGGGATTTTCACCCCACCGGCGGCGAGTCCCGCGCCGACGTGCGCCAGCGGGCTGAACACGCGCTCATTGACGCGGCCAAGGCCAACGGTGGTCGCAACGTGCTGGTGGTCACCCACCAGGGCGTGATCAAAGCCGTGCTCTACCATCTCCTGGGTCGGGCCTACCTGCCCAGCGAACCGCCGGCCTTTGATCCGAACCGGGTCCAGGAGGTGGTCTGCCAGGGCGGGCAACTCACCCTGGGCCGCCTGGACCTGGAGCTGCCCCAGCCGTGA
- a CDS encoding FkbM family methyltransferase → MSVEAFFGRLAGLTLPDKPVVVDGGANKGRVAARFLAALPGCRVEAFEPQPALARKLAKRFADEPRLTVHAVALGEAAAVLPLTVMSRPTLSSLFAPTGIHEKYADQELTQTAVVEAPVARLDAVLGRADVIKLDLQGYELPALRGASGLLGGVTTVVAEAALYPLYDGQALLDELEAYLQGFGLVLDGVYDFHRDPAGRIASGDAVFLRP, encoded by the coding sequence ATGAGCGTGGAAGCCTTTTTCGGCCGACTGGCCGGGCTGACCCTGCCGGACAAGCCGGTGGTGGTGGACGGCGGGGCCAACAAGGGGCGGGTGGCGGCGCGGTTTCTGGCCGCCCTGCCCGGCTGCCGGGTGGAGGCCTTCGAGCCCCAACCGGCGCTTGCCCGCAAGCTGGCCAAGCGGTTCGCCGACGAGCCGCGCCTGACGGTCCATGCCGTGGCCCTGGGCGAGGCGGCGGCGGTCTTGCCCTTGACGGTGATGTCGCGCCCCACGCTCTCCTCGCTGTTCGCGCCCACGGGCATTCACGAAAAGTACGCGGACCAGGAACTGACGCAGACGGCAGTGGTGGAGGCGCCGGTGGCGCGGCTGGACGCGGTGCTTGGCCGGGCCGACGTCATCAAGCTGGATTTGCAGGGCTACGAATTGCCGGCCTTGCGGGGAGCGTCGGGGCTATTGGGCGGCGTCACGACAGTGGTGGCCGAGGCGGCGCTTTATCCGCTCTACGACGGGCAGGCGCTTTTGGACGAGCTTGAAGCCTATTTGCAGGGTTTCGGCCTTGTTCTCGACGGGGTCTACGATTTCCACCGCGACCCGGCCGGCCGCATCGCCTCGGGCGACGCCGTCTTCCTGCGCCCCTGA
- a CDS encoding PAS domain-containing protein — protein MAKLHETPLRDLPPAAPITLGLWTTAAQAARTLLGAGAGEALVLDGGRPLGVVTTRGLSKVLTHNIVQAAHLAVRDVMDPVAVSPESDYLPGALRHLLAAPSRRLAVVDAAGRAVGMLAPFHVARLAVALDELAERTVASAMTRTVVTARAGEPLPLVLARMSRLGVGGVVVARDDVPCGVFTARDAVRLLAGGADIRDMAVDTAMSAPVAVVAPQLPLAEGLAGMDGAGAGRLVVADPDGFLIGLLTWTDVAAVLSGIVGDAETARLRDQADRYRDLYDNAGQGLFRLDPQGRPVAVNAALSRMLGYRDVADCLRQSRQPAHPLRLDGPSRRELLPRALSQADPVTFEARGLRREGGYRRLACSVRAVRDAFGQPTGFEGACTDVSQTVSLGGVADAAGYRSLIEHQTELICRFDPAGRLIFVNAAYARYWGKTPEACLAENYQPALHPDDAAMVARRVASLCPHRPTTGYEVRVLRPDGRARYQRWTRRAIFDAAGELVEYQAVGRDVTARTLAEQALKRRAEELHVLAGEKSAEADELADRLGAALADGRRLAEALREKTFFLDAVLAGVQDGVCLLSPEMEVLAANRSLRGMYASRGEIVGQRCHEVYHGLSAPCQDCPSLRAMATRKLAISVVPKDDPGDSAGWVELFCYPMLDAAGSVTAVVEIVRDVTAGKKLEAELAAALERAEAASQAKGAFLANMSHEIRTPLNAVLGYVQLMLRDRLEPAQRQRLAVVEESAATLLSIINDILDYSKIEAGRLEIKAESFDLAQCLAAVVKEQEVLAREKGLALDLKLDPGLPGSVRGDGLRLRQILRNLVNNAVKYTEHGSVTLRASLLDRSPCPTGGGELVTLRFAVIDTGVGIPADQLPAIFDSFTQVDGGLTKRQAGTGLGLAICRRLAGLMSGEVFVDSVAGKGSVFWLECPFEAAAGLGGLTRRDDDASSRREPPPSLRVLLVEDNRVNRVFASDLLESRGHEVILAENGRVALEYLVTHAVDVVLMDIQMPVMDGLAATRAIRAGHLDIDPGLPVVGLSAYAMDQERERFLAAGFDDYITKPIDVETFFAVVARVLARRGRTPAAAREAGRETASSPIDTKALAAQYRGKAGLLTRVGREFVASVPEQLESLREAMDQGDLAVCERVAHTLKGNAAMFGAAAMRGLAAEAEQAAAAGNTARLAELAPTLDQACREAVGGLDDYLCRIGN, from the coding sequence ATGGCCAAATTGCACGAGACGCCGCTGCGCGATCTGCCGCCCGCCGCGCCCATAACGCTGGGGCTGTGGACCACCGCCGCCCAGGCCGCCCGCACCCTGCTCGGGGCCGGAGCCGGCGAAGCGCTTGTTCTCGACGGCGGCCGTCCCCTGGGCGTCGTCACCACGCGCGGGCTGTCCAAAGTGCTGACCCACAACATTGTCCAGGCCGCCCATCTGGCCGTGCGCGATGTCATGGACCCGGTGGCCGTGTCGCCGGAAAGCGACTATCTGCCCGGGGCCTTGCGCCATTTGCTGGCCGCGCCGTCGCGTCGGCTGGCCGTGGTGGACGCCGCCGGCCGGGCCGTGGGCATGCTCGCCCCCTTTCATGTGGCCCGTCTGGCCGTGGCCCTGGACGAGTTGGCCGAGCGCACCGTGGCCAGCGCCATGACCCGTACCGTGGTCACGGCCCGGGCTGGCGAGCCCCTGCCCCTGGTGCTGGCCCGTATGTCCCGCCTTGGCGTCGGCGGCGTCGTGGTGGCCAGGGACGACGTGCCTTGCGGCGTGTTTACCGCCCGCGACGCTGTGCGGCTTTTGGCCGGCGGCGCGGACATCCGCGACATGGCGGTGGATACGGCCATGAGCGCGCCGGTGGCCGTCGTGGCCCCGCAACTGCCCCTGGCCGAAGGGCTGGCCGGCATGGACGGGGCCGGGGCCGGGCGGCTGGTGGTCGCCGATCCGGACGGGTTTCTTATCGGCCTTTTGACCTGGACCGACGTGGCCGCCGTGCTGTCGGGCATTGTGGGCGACGCCGAGACGGCCCGGCTGCGCGATCAGGCCGACCGGTACCGCGACCTGTACGACAACGCCGGCCAAGGCCTTTTCCGCCTTGATCCTCAAGGCCGGCCCGTGGCCGTCAACGCCGCCCTGTCCCGGATGCTCGGCTACCGCGACGTGGCCGACTGCCTGCGCCAGTCGCGCCAGCCCGCCCATCCCCTGCGCCTGGACGGACCAAGCCGGCGTGAGCTTCTGCCCCGCGCCCTGTCTCAGGCCGACCCCGTAACTTTCGAGGCGAGAGGACTGCGCCGGGAGGGCGGCTATCGCCGGCTGGCCTGTTCCGTGCGGGCCGTGCGTGACGCCTTCGGCCAGCCCACCGGCTTCGAGGGCGCTTGCACCGATGTTTCCCAGACCGTTTCCTTGGGCGGGGTAGCCGACGCCGCCGGCTACCGGTCTCTCATTGAACATCAGACCGAACTCATCTGCCGCTTCGATCCCGCCGGACGGCTCATTTTCGTCAACGCCGCCTATGCCCGCTACTGGGGCAAGACCCCCGAAGCCTGTCTGGCCGAGAATTACCAGCCCGCCCTGCACCCCGACGACGCGGCCATGGTGGCCCGGCGCGTGGCCTCGCTGTGTCCCCACCGGCCCACCACCGGCTACGAGGTGCGGGTGCTGCGCCCCGACGGCCGCGCCCGCTATCAGCGCTGGACCCGGCGGGCCATCTTCGACGCCGCCGGCGAACTGGTCGAATACCAGGCCGTGGGCCGCGACGTCACGGCCCGCACGCTGGCCGAGCAGGCCCTCAAGCGCCGGGCCGAGGAACTGCACGTCCTGGCCGGGGAAAAAAGCGCCGAGGCCGACGAGCTGGCCGACCGGCTCGGCGCGGCCCTGGCCGATGGCCGGCGGCTGGCCGAGGCCCTGCGCGAAAAGACCTTTTTCCTTGATGCCGTGCTTGCCGGCGTCCAGGACGGCGTGTGCCTGCTGTCGCCGGAAATGGAAGTCCTGGCCGCCAACCGGTCGCTTCGCGGCATGTACGCCTCGCGCGGCGAGATCGTCGGCCAGCGCTGCCACGAGGTCTACCACGGCCTGTCCGCCCCCTGCCAGGACTGCCCGTCCCTGCGGGCCATGGCCACCCGCAAGCTGGCCATCAGCGTGGTGCCCAAGGACGATCCGGGCGATTCCGCCGGCTGGGTGGAGCTTTTTTGCTATCCTATGCTCGACGCCGCCGGTTCCGTGACCGCCGTGGTGGAGATCGTGCGCGACGTTACGGCCGGCAAGAAACTTGAAGCCGAATTGGCCGCCGCCCTGGAGCGGGCCGAAGCGGCCAGCCAGGCCAAGGGCGCGTTTCTGGCCAATATGAGCCACGAGATCCGCACGCCCTTAAACGCCGTCCTGGGCTACGTCCAACTCATGCTGCGCGACCGCCTGGAGCCGGCCCAGCGCCAGCGTCTGGCCGTGGTCGAAGAGTCCGCCGCCACGCTACTCTCCATCATCAACGACATCCTCGACTATTCCAAGATCGAGGCCGGGCGGCTGGAAATCAAGGCCGAATCCTTCGATCTGGCCCAATGTCTGGCCGCCGTGGTCAAGGAGCAGGAAGTCTTGGCCCGGGAAAAGGGACTGGCCCTGGACCTGAAACTCGATCCGGGGCTGCCTGGGAGCGTGCGCGGCGACGGCTTGCGCCTGCGCCAGATCCTGCGCAACCTCGTCAACAACGCCGTCAAATACACCGAGCACGGCAGCGTGACCCTGCGCGCCTCGCTGCTTGATCGTTCGCCGTGCCCAACCGGAGGCGGCGAGCTCGTCACCCTGCGCTTTGCCGTCATCGACACCGGTGTGGGCATCCCGGCCGACCAGCTCCCCGCCATCTTCGACAGCTTCACTCAGGTGGACGGCGGCCTGACCAAACGCCAGGCCGGCACGGGCCTGGGCCTGGCCATCTGCCGCCGGCTGGCCGGACTCATGAGCGGCGAGGTGTTCGTGGACAGCGTCGCCGGCAAGGGCAGCGTGTTCTGGCTCGAATGCCCCTTTGAGGCCGCCGCCGGCCTAGGCGGCCTGACCCGGCGGGACGACGACGCGTCGTCGCGTCGGGAGCCGCCGCCGAGCCTGCGGGTGCTGCTGGTGGAGGACAACCGGGTCAACCGCGTCTTTGCCTCCGATCTTTTGGAAAGTCGCGGCCATGAGGTCATTTTGGCGGAAAACGGCCGGGTGGCCCTGGAATACCTCGTCACCCACGCCGTGGACGTGGTGCTCATGGACATCCAGATGCCGGTCATGGACGGTCTGGCCGCCACCCGGGCCATCCGGGCCGGCCATTTGGACATCGACCCGGGCCTGCCCGTGGTCGGGCTTTCGGCCTATGCCATGGATCAGGAGCGCGAGCGTTTCCTGGCCGCCGGTTTCGACGACTACATCACCAAGCCCATCGACGTGGAAACGTTTTTCGCCGTGGTGGCCCGGGTGTTGGCCCGTCGCGGCCGTACCCCGGCGGCAGCGCGGGAGGCGGGCAGGGAAACGGCCTCCTCGCCCATCGACACGAAGGCCCTGGCCGCCCAGTACCGGGGCAAGGCCGGGTTGCTCACCCGGGTGGGGCGCGAGTTCGTGGCCTCGGTGCCGGAGCAGTTGGAGTCCCTGCGCGAAGCCATGGACCAGGGCGATCTGGCCGTATGCGAGCGCGTGGCCCATACGCTCAAGGGCAACGCGGCCATGTTCGGGGCGGCGGCCATGCGCGGCCTGGCCGCCGAGGCCGAACAGGCGGCGGCGGCCGGCAATACGGCCCGGCTGGCCGAGCTGGCCCCGACCCTGGATCAGGCCTGCCGGGAGGCGGTGGGCGGCCTGGACGACTATCTGTGCCGCATCGGAAACTGA
- a CDS encoding glycosyltransferase family protein, which yields MRIAVYCQHVLGMGHLFRTLEIVAALDGHERLLVVGGPDVPAAVPGGVRLLRLPPLAMDADFRALTLEGPALEAAKATRQARLLDALADFAPDVFFVELYPFGRKAFEFELLPAIRAVRERGGKVVCGVRDILVEKKDQAAYETRVLDRLNRHFDAVCVHGDPALFPLSATFSRAGDIALPVAHAGYVAPPRATPKEAASARAALGVAEGKPLVVVSAGGGKVGSELPAAVLAACREHGQLAQAALRVFSGPFCDEDAFAALVRAAADLPDARVVRFTPDFPAVLAGCDLSVSLAGYNTVMGLLAAHCRALVMPFDQNREQRLRAERLAGLGLLGLIEPSQLSASLLAPRLAAALTASSPPPGRIDLDGAAKAAKFLVKIEGGGCLRRPGA from the coding sequence GTGAGGATCGCCGTCTACTGCCAGCATGTGCTGGGCATGGGGCATCTGTTTCGCACGCTGGAAATCGTCGCCGCCCTGGACGGCCACGAGCGACTGCTCGTCGTGGGCGGCCCGGACGTGCCGGCGGCCGTGCCCGGCGGCGTGCGTCTCCTGCGCTTGCCGCCCCTGGCCATGGACGCCGATTTTCGCGCCCTGACCCTGGAAGGCCCGGCCCTGGAGGCGGCCAAGGCGACTCGCCAGGCCCGGCTGCTGGACGCCCTGGCCGATTTCGCGCCCGACGTCTTTTTCGTCGAACTCTATCCCTTTGGCCGCAAGGCCTTCGAGTTCGAGCTGCTGCCGGCCATCCGCGCCGTGCGGGAGCGGGGCGGCAAGGTCGTGTGCGGCGTGCGCGACATCCTGGTCGAAAAAAAGGACCAGGCCGCTTACGAGACCCGGGTGCTGGACCGGCTCAATCGCCACTTCGACGCCGTGTGCGTCCATGGCGACCCGGCCCTTTTTCCCCTGTCCGCCACCTTCTCCCGAGCGGGCGACATCGCCTTGCCCGTGGCCCACGCCGGCTACGTGGCCCCGCCTCGGGCCACGCCGAAAGAGGCCGCCTCCGCCCGAGCCGCCCTGGGCGTGGCCGAGGGCAAGCCCCTCGTCGTCGTCTCGGCCGGCGGCGGCAAGGTCGGCTCGGAGCTGCCCGCCGCCGTGCTTGCCGCCTGCCGGGAGCACGGCCAGCTGGCCCAGGCGGCCCTTCGCGTGTTTTCCGGCCCCTTTTGCGACGAGGACGCCTTCGCCGCCCTGGTCCGGGCCGCGGCCGACCTGCCCGACGCCCGGGTCGTCCGCTTCACCCCGGATTTCCCGGCCGTGCTGGCCGGGTGCGACCTGTCCGTGAGCCTGGCCGGCTACAACACCGTCATGGGATTGCTCGCCGCCCACTGCCGAGCCCTGGTCATGCCCTTTGACCAGAACCGCGAACAGCGCCTGCGCGCCGAGCGCCTGGCCGGCTTGGGGCTGCTCGGCCTCATCGAACCGTCGCAGCTCTCTGCCTCCCTCCTGGCCCCCCGCCTGGCCGCCGCGCTGACCGCCTCGTCGCCCCCCCCCGGACGCATCGACCTCGACGGTGCGGCCAAGGCGGCGAAATTTTTGGTGAAGATAGAAGGGGGAGGATGCCTCCGGCGGCCGGGGGCCTGA
- a CDS encoding glycosyltransferase family 4 protein: MNVAFYAPFKPLDHPDPSGDRTIGRELAAALTDQGITLTVASRFRARWLSCRPRLWIEALFARRAALEAASRAKARLFLTYHAYYKSPDVIGPYVARELGIPYVVFQGVYSTKQRRHLKTRLGYELNRRSLLAADLVVSNRRLDVENLQRLLPRQRLGYVRPGIAPEAFAFDPEARRELRRQWGVGTRPVIITAAMFRDDVKTESLTFLFERLGELHRAGRDFALVAAGDGPTRERLNALATKELPGRAIFLGQVPRERLGAVYSAGDVFAFPGLRESLGMVYLEAQAAGLPVVALADGGVAEVVADGETGILTPPADPAAYTRAVDALLGDRQRRLAMGEAARAYVRASHDRARNYGVLAGVLRRLAGQG; the protein is encoded by the coding sequence GTGAACGTCGCCTTTTACGCGCCGTTTAAGCCGCTCGACCATCCCGATCCGTCCGGGGACCGCACCATCGGCCGGGAGCTGGCCGCCGCTCTCACGGACCAGGGCATAACGCTCACCGTGGCCAGCCGCTTCCGGGCGCGCTGGCTGTCGTGCCGCCCCAGGCTCTGGATCGAGGCCCTTTTCGCCCGCCGGGCCGCCCTGGAGGCGGCCTCCCGGGCCAAGGCCCGGCTTTTTCTCACCTACCACGCCTATTACAAGTCCCCCGACGTCATCGGCCCCTACGTGGCCCGGGAACTCGGCATCCCCTACGTGGTGTTTCAGGGCGTGTATTCCACCAAACAACGCCGCCACCTCAAGACGCGCCTGGGCTACGAACTCAACCGTCGGTCGCTTTTGGCCGCTGATCTGGTCGTGTCCAACCGCCGGCTGGACGTGGAGAATTTGCAGCGCCTGTTGCCCCGGCAGCGCCTGGGCTACGTGCGGCCCGGCATCGCCCCCGAAGCCTTTGCCTTTGACCCCGAGGCCCGGCGGGAGCTGCGCCGCCAGTGGGGCGTGGGGACCCGGCCGGTCATCATCACAGCGGCCATGTTCCGCGACGACGTCAAGACCGAGAGCCTGACTTTTCTTTTTGAGCGCCTGGGCGAACTGCACCGGGCCGGGCGCGATTTCGCGTTGGTGGCGGCCGGCGACGGCCCGACCCGGGAGCGCCTGAACGCGCTGGCGACGAAAGAACTGCCCGGACGGGCCATCTTCCTGGGGCAAGTTCCTCGGGAGCGGCTTGGCGCGGTCTACAGCGCCGGGGACGTGTTCGCCTTTCCGGGCCTGCGGGAGTCGCTGGGTATGGTCTACCTGGAAGCCCAGGCGGCCGGGCTGCCGGTGGTGGCCCTGGCCGATGGCGGCGTTGCCGAGGTGGTGGCCGACGGCGAGACGGGCATCCTTACGCCTCCGGCCGATCCGGCCGCCTATACCCGGGCCGTGGACGCCCTGCTGGGCGACCGGCAGCGCCGGTTGGCCATGGGCGAGGCGGCCCGGGCCTACGTGCGCGCCTCGCATGACCGGGCCAGGAATTACGGCGTGTTGGCCGGCGTGTTGCGCCGGCTGGCCGGGCAGGGCTGA
- a CDS encoding dihydrolipoyl dehydrogenase family protein produces MRHQGHYDLAVIGGGAAGLTVAAGAGRLGVKTLLIEAEPALGGDCLHFGCVPSKTLIETARARHLAARAEAFGLPAMALPPVDFAAVRRRVETVIAGIQEHDSVARFTGLGVEVRFGQARFRDANSLEVDGETVTADRIVIAAGSRAAVPDIPGLAEAGYLTNRELFSLPNLPESLVILGGGAIAAEMGQVFARLGSRVTIIQRSGRLLSKEDPDLARVVEAGLVADGVRLLLGAKVVRVAGPDPAGLRLVTVEQGGARETVAAQALLVAQGRRPNTDALGLDAVGIAHTKKGLVLDGRLRTNLPHVFGAGDVTGEHQFTHAAGYEGGVVLAGAVFRLPRQVAYGFMPRCVHSDPGLAAAGLTEAQAQAAGIAHTVVAEPYAGNDRARAAGTPEGLVKLVLGKRGRLLGVGIAGAGAGEQLALWLAAKAGKVGLSTLAGTVLPYPTLAETGKRAAGRPLEAKLFSGLTRRVLRLVFGYRG; encoded by the coding sequence ATGCGACATCAGGGACATTACGATCTGGCCGTCATCGGCGGCGGCGCGGCCGGGCTGACCGTGGCTGCCGGGGCCGGGCGGCTGGGCGTGAAAACGCTGCTCATCGAGGCCGAGCCGGCCCTTGGCGGCGACTGCCTGCACTTTGGCTGCGTGCCGAGCAAGACGCTCATCGAAACCGCCCGGGCGCGCCATCTGGCCGCCCGGGCCGAGGCTTTCGGCCTGCCGGCCATGGCCCTCCCTCCGGTGGATTTCGCCGCCGTTCGCCGGCGCGTCGAGACGGTGATCGCCGGCATCCAGGAGCACGACTCCGTGGCCCGGTTCACGGGCCTGGGCGTAGAAGTCCGCTTCGGCCAGGCCCGGTTTCGCGACGCCAACAGCCTGGAGGTGGACGGCGAGACGGTCACGGCCGACCGCATCGTCATCGCCGCCGGATCGCGGGCCGCCGTGCCGGACATCCCGGGGCTGGCCGAGGCGGGCTACCTCACCAACCGTGAACTCTTTTCGCTGCCAAACCTCCCGGAATCCCTGGTTATCCTCGGCGGCGGGGCCATCGCGGCCGAGATGGGGCAGGTATTCGCCCGCCTGGGCAGCCGGGTGACCATCATCCAGCGAAGCGGCCGGCTGCTGTCCAAGGAAGACCCGGACTTGGCCCGGGTGGTCGAGGCCGGGCTTGTCGCCGACGGCGTGCGACTTCTTTTAGGGGCCAAGGTCGTCCGCGTGGCCGGGCCGGACCCGGCCGGACTGCGCCTGGTCACGGTGGAGCAGGGGGGCGCGCGGGAGACCGTCGCCGCCCAGGCTCTCCTCGTGGCCCAGGGTCGAAGGCCCAACACCGACGCCCTGGGCCTTGACGCCGTGGGCATTGCCCATACAAAAAAAGGCCTTGTGCTGGACGGGCGGCTGCGCACCAACCTGCCCCACGTGTTCGGGGCCGGGGACGTGACCGGCGAGCACCAGTTTACCCATGCCGCCGGCTACGAGGGCGGCGTGGTCCTGGCCGGGGCGGTGTTCCGGCTGCCCAGGCAGGTCGCCTACGGCTTCATGCCGCGCTGCGTCCACAGCGACCCGGGGCTGGCCGCCGCCGGGTTGACCGAGGCCCAGGCCCAGGCCGCCGGCATCGCCCATACGGTGGTGGCCGAGCCCTACGCCGGCAACGACCGGGCCAGGGCGGCCGGGACCCCGGAAGGGCTGGTCAAGCTCGTGCTCGGCAAGCGGGGCCGGCTCCTGGGCGTGGGCATCGCCGGGGCCGGAGCCGGGGAGCAGTTGGCCTTGTGGCTGGCGGCCAAGGCCGGCAAGGTCGGGCTGTCCACCCTGGCCGGCACGGTGCTGCCCTATCCGACCCTGGCCGAGACCGGCAAACGGGCTGCCGGCCGGCCCCTTGAGGCGAAACTTTTTTCCGGATTGACCCGGCGCGTGCTGCGGTTGGTGTTCGGCTATCGGGGGTAA